One Streptomyces sp. RPA4-2 genomic window carries:
- a CDS encoding Lrp/AsnC family transcriptional regulator, with product MLNDLDERIVHALAEDARRSYADIGQLVGLSAPAVKRRVDRLRATGAITGFTVRVDPAALGWETEGFVEIYCRRNTSPETIQRGLERYQEVVAASTVTGEADAVVQVFASDMRHFERVLERIAGESFVERTKSVLVLSPLLRRFSSGSPT from the coding sequence GTGCTGAACGATCTCGACGAACGCATCGTGCACGCCCTCGCCGAGGACGCCCGCCGCTCCTACGCGGATATCGGCCAACTGGTCGGGCTGTCCGCCCCGGCCGTGAAACGCAGGGTGGACCGGTTGCGGGCGACCGGGGCCATCACGGGGTTCACCGTACGGGTGGACCCGGCCGCGCTCGGCTGGGAGACGGAGGGTTTCGTCGAGATCTACTGCCGGCGCAACACCTCGCCGGAGACCATCCAGCGTGGGCTGGAGCGCTACCAGGAGGTCGTGGCCGCGTCCACGGTCACCGGGGAGGCGGACGCGGTCGTCCAGGTCTTCGCGTCCGACATGCGGCACTTCGAGCGCGTGCTGGAGCGGATCGCGGGGGAGTCGTTCGTGGAGCGGACGAAGTCCGTGCTGGTGCTTTCGCCGTTGCTGCGGAGGTTCTCTTCGGGGTCGCCCACGTAG
- the rpe gene encoding ribulose-phosphate 3-epimerase, giving the protein MAVQINPSILSADFARLAQEAQAVQGADWLHVDVMDNHFVPNLTLGVPVVESLVRATDTPLDCHLMIEDVDRWAPQYVEAGAGSVTFHVEAAAAPVRLAREIRAMGARASMALKPATPIEPYEDLLPELDMLLIMTVEPGFGGQAFLDIMLPKIRRTRELISKHGLELWLQVDGGVSASTIERCAEAGADVFVAGSAVYGASDPAQAVRALRTQAQEATAHAAWACDH; this is encoded by the coding sequence ATGGCCGTGCAGATCAACCCCAGCATTCTCTCCGCCGACTTCGCCCGCCTCGCCCAGGAGGCACAGGCGGTACAGGGAGCGGACTGGCTCCATGTCGACGTCATGGACAACCACTTCGTACCGAACCTCACGCTCGGGGTGCCGGTCGTGGAATCCCTGGTCCGTGCGACGGACACGCCGCTGGACTGCCATCTGATGATCGAGGACGTCGATCGGTGGGCGCCCCAGTACGTCGAAGCGGGTGCGGGTTCCGTCACCTTCCACGTCGAGGCGGCCGCGGCGCCGGTGCGGCTCGCCCGCGAGATCCGGGCCATGGGCGCCCGCGCCTCCATGGCGCTCAAGCCCGCGACCCCCATCGAGCCGTACGAGGATCTGCTGCCCGAGCTCGACATGCTGCTGATCATGACGGTGGAGCCGGGCTTCGGGGGCCAGGCGTTCCTGGACATCATGCTTCCGAAGATCCGCCGCACCCGTGAGCTGATCAGCAAGCACGGACTCGAACTCTGGCTCCAGGTCGACGGCGGGGTCTCGGCCTCCACCATCGAGCGGTGCGCGGAGGCGGGCGCGGACGTTTTCGTGGCCGGATCGGCGGTCTACGGGGCATCGGACCCGGCCCAGGCGGTACGTGCATTGCGCACCCAGGCGCAGGAGGCGACGGCTCATGCGGCGTGGGCGTGCGACCACTGA
- a CDS encoding barstar family protein, translating into MTDGTLADVLAAAGWAHVRLDLTGVTGKAAFMDRCARALDLPDWFGRNWDALADCLGDLSWAPPARGRLLVVTGWREFARAAPRDWGIAQEVFSEATDHGRGTAGALQVVLALGGSDDGPTGRPG; encoded by the coding sequence ATGACCGACGGAACCCTCGCGGACGTCCTGGCCGCCGCCGGCTGGGCCCATGTCCGGCTCGACCTCACCGGGGTCACCGGCAAAGCCGCGTTCATGGACCGTTGCGCCCGCGCCCTCGACCTGCCGGACTGGTTCGGGCGGAACTGGGACGCCCTCGCCGACTGCCTCGGAGACCTGTCCTGGGCCCCGCCCGCCCGTGGACGGCTGCTCGTCGTCACCGGCTGGCGGGAATTCGCCCGAGCGGCGCCACGGGACTGGGGCATCGCGCAGGAGGTGTTCTCCGAGGCCACCGACCACGGGCGGGGCACCGCGGGGGCGCTCCAGGTCGTCCTCGCTCTTGGAGGATCCGACGACGGCCCCACCGGCCGGCCTGGATGA
- a CDS encoding transcription antitermination factor NusB: protein MSEQSRRPSKPGKPYRRPQKDPVRFLAFEALRAVDERDAYANLVLPPLLRKAREKGDFDGRDAALATELVYGTLRRQGTYDAVISACVDRPLREVDPPVLDVLSLGVHQLLGTRIPTHAAVSASVELARVVLGDGRAKFVNAVLRKVARQDLDGWLEQVAPPYDDDPEDHLAVVHSHPRWVVSALWDSLGGGRAGIEDLLEADNERPEVTLVARPGRSTAGELLGALGEESALPGRWSPYAVRLSEGGEPGAIDAVREGRAGVQDEGSQLVALALANAPLDGPDRAWLDGCAGPGGKAAMLAGLAAERGAVLLASEKQPHRAGLVAKALAGNPGPYQVIAADGTRPPWLPGTFDRVLMDVPCTGLGALRRRPEARWRRRPEDLDGFASLQRGLLRTALDSVRIGGVVGYATCSPHLAETRAVVDDVLKHYENGSAELLDARPLLPDVPALGDGPDIQLWPHLHGTDAMYLALIRRTS from the coding sequence GTGAGTGAGCAGTCCCGTCGGCCGAGCAAGCCCGGCAAGCCCTACCGCCGCCCCCAGAAGGACCCGGTCCGCTTCCTCGCCTTCGAGGCGCTGCGGGCCGTGGACGAGCGGGACGCGTACGCCAACCTCGTCCTGCCCCCGCTGCTGCGCAAGGCGCGGGAGAAGGGCGACTTCGACGGGCGGGACGCGGCCCTGGCGACCGAACTCGTGTACGGGACGCTGCGTCGGCAGGGCACGTACGACGCCGTCATCTCGGCCTGTGTCGACCGGCCGCTGCGCGAGGTCGACCCGCCGGTGCTGGACGTCCTCAGCCTCGGCGTCCACCAGCTGCTCGGGACACGCATCCCGACGCACGCCGCCGTGTCCGCCTCGGTCGAACTCGCCCGCGTCGTGCTCGGCGACGGGCGCGCCAAGTTCGTCAACGCGGTGCTGCGCAAGGTCGCGCGGCAGGATCTCGACGGCTGGCTGGAGCAGGTCGCGCCGCCCTACGACGACGACCCCGAGGACCATCTGGCCGTCGTGCACTCGCACCCGCGCTGGGTCGTCTCCGCACTGTGGGACTCGCTCGGCGGCGGGCGGGCCGGCATCGAGGATCTGCTGGAGGCCGACAACGAGCGGCCCGAGGTGACCCTCGTCGCCCGGCCCGGCCGCTCCACCGCGGGCGAACTCCTCGGTGCCCTGGGTGAGGAGTCCGCCCTGCCGGGGCGCTGGTCGCCGTACGCCGTGCGGCTCAGCGAGGGCGGCGAACCGGGTGCCATCGACGCCGTACGGGAGGGTCGTGCGGGTGTCCAGGACGAGGGCAGCCAGCTGGTGGCCCTCGCCCTCGCGAACGCGCCGCTCGACGGACCCGACAGGGCCTGGCTGGACGGCTGCGCGGGCCCCGGCGGCAAGGCCGCCATGCTCGCCGGGCTCGCCGCCGAGCGCGGCGCCGTGCTGCTCGCCTCGGAGAAGCAGCCGCACCGGGCCGGGCTCGTCGCCAAGGCGCTGGCCGGGAACCCCGGCCCGTACCAGGTGATCGCCGCCGACGGCACCCGTCCGCCGTGGCTGCCCGGCACGTTCGACCGTGTCCTCATGGACGTGCCCTGCACCGGCCTCGGTGCCCTGCGGCGCCGTCCCGAGGCGCGCTGGCGGCGCCGCCCGGAGGACCTCGACGGTTTCGCGTCGTTGCAGCGCGGGCTGCTGCGCACCGCGCTCGACTCCGTCCGGATCGGCGGCGTCGTCGGATACGCGACCTGCTCGCCGCACCTCGCGGAGACCCGCGCGGTCGTTGACGACGTGCTCAAGCACTACGAGAACGGCTCCGCCGAACTGCTCGACGCCCGTCCGCTGCTCCCGGACGTACCGGCGCTCGGCGACGGCCCCGACATCCAGCTGTGGCCGCATCTGCACGGGACGGACGCGATGTACCTGGCGCTGATCAGACGGACCTCCTGA
- a CDS encoding GntR family transcriptional regulator, producing the protein MGARHEEIADELRQAIDREEYTVGSLLPPETDLAAQYGVARGTVRQAVAALTAEGLIGSRQGARRVVLASRRSQSFAELRSFAEWARTMGREATGHVVEQTYRPATAEDAVRLQLPEGTAVLHVLRVRGLDGEPVLLERTVYADWISPAVEPIEPDCPSVTQRLFEDTGLVFAYGEHVIDAVAAGAQDADLLGIRRTSPLLRVRRVTTTREGRPVEWSDDRYRSDAVSFSVHNSIGNNAMARKTAE; encoded by the coding sequence ATGGGGGCGCGACACGAGGAGATCGCCGACGAGCTGCGGCAGGCGATCGACCGCGAGGAGTACACGGTGGGCAGTCTGCTGCCCCCGGAGACGGACCTCGCGGCGCAGTACGGCGTGGCGCGCGGCACGGTCCGCCAGGCCGTCGCGGCCCTGACCGCCGAGGGCCTGATCGGGTCCCGCCAGGGCGCGCGCCGGGTGGTGCTGGCCAGCCGCCGCAGCCAGAGCTTCGCCGAACTGCGCAGCTTCGCCGAGTGGGCACGCACGATGGGGCGGGAGGCGACGGGACACGTGGTCGAGCAGACCTACCGTCCGGCGACCGCCGAGGATGCCGTGCGCCTCCAACTGCCCGAAGGCACCGCCGTGTTGCACGTACTGCGGGTGCGCGGCCTGGACGGTGAGCCGGTACTCCTGGAACGGACCGTGTACGCCGACTGGATCTCCCCCGCCGTCGAGCCCATCGAGCCCGACTGCCCCTCGGTGACCCAGCGGCTCTTCGAGGACACGGGCCTGGTCTTCGCCTATGGCGAGCACGTCATCGACGCGGTGGCGGCGGGTGCCCAGGACGCCGACCTCCTCGGCATCCGGCGCACCAGCCCCCTGCTCCGCGTCCGCCGCGTCACCACGACCCGCGAAGGACGCCCGGTGGAGTGGTCGGACGACCGCTACCGCTCGGACGCCGTGAGCTTCAGCGTGCACAACTCGATAGGGAACAACGCCATGGCGAGGAAGACGGCGGAGTAG
- the fmt gene encoding methionyl-tRNA formyltransferase, producing the protein MKLVFAGTPEVAVPALDALIASGRHEVAAVVTRPDAPAGRGRRLVASPVAERAAEAGIEVLKPARPRDEGFLARLREIGPDCCPVVAYGALLPRVALDVPAHGWVNLHFSLLPAWRGAAPVQHAVMAGDEITGASTFLIEEGLDSGPVYGTVTEEVRPTDTSGDLLTRLAFAGSGLLLATMDGIEDGTLKAVPQPADGITLAPKISVENAHVDWSAPALRVDRVVRGCTPAPGAWTVFRGERLKLVQAAPVPERADLAPGELSVGKNNVYVGTGSYAVELLWVQAQGKKPMRAADWARGVRISSGEALGV; encoded by the coding sequence ATGAAGCTCGTCTTCGCAGGTACCCCCGAGGTCGCCGTTCCCGCACTGGACGCCCTGATCGCCTCTGGGCGGCACGAGGTGGCCGCCGTCGTCACGCGGCCCGACGCGCCCGCCGGGCGGGGGCGCCGGCTCGTCGCGAGCCCGGTCGCCGAGCGCGCGGCGGAGGCCGGGATCGAGGTGCTGAAGCCGGCCAGGCCGCGGGACGAGGGGTTCCTGGCGCGTCTTCGGGAGATCGGACCCGACTGCTGTCCCGTGGTGGCCTACGGGGCGTTGCTGCCCCGGGTCGCCCTCGACGTCCCCGCCCACGGCTGGGTCAACCTGCACTTCTCGCTGCTGCCCGCCTGGCGCGGCGCCGCCCCGGTGCAGCACGCGGTGATGGCGGGCGACGAGATCACCGGTGCGTCCACCTTCCTCATCGAGGAGGGGCTCGACTCGGGCCCCGTGTACGGGACCGTCACCGAGGAGGTCCGGCCCACCGACACCAGCGGGGACCTGCTGACCCGGCTGGCCTTCGCCGGTTCCGGGCTGCTCCTCGCGACCATGGACGGTATCGAGGACGGCACCCTGAAGGCGGTACCGCAGCCGGCCGACGGCATCACCCTGGCGCCGAAGATCTCCGTCGAGAACGCCCACGTCGACTGGTCCGCACCGGCGCTGCGCGTGGACCGGGTGGTCCGCGGCTGCACCCCGGCGCCGGGTGCGTGGACCGTCTTCCGCGGCGAGCGGCTCAAGCTCGTACAGGCCGCGCCGGTGCCCGAGCGTGCCGACCTCGCCCCGGGCGAGCTGTCCGTCGGGAAGAACAACGTGTACGTCGGAACCGGTTCGTACGCCGTCGAACTGCTCTGGGTCCAGGCCCAGGGCAAGAAGCCGATGCGCGCGGCGGACTGGGCACGTGGCGTGCGTATCTCCTCCGGAGAGGCACTCGGGGTCTGA
- a CDS encoding ABC transporter substrate-binding protein, whose amino-acid sequence MTVFLPRTAVLTGGLAVAAALALSACGAAPDDKATTADGKSAATATSAADFGGLDALVKAAKKEGTLHAIALPRDWANYGALIDGFTKKYGIKIDVENPAGSSQDEINAVTSRKGQDRAPDVLDLGSSFALSAAQQGLLAPYQVTSFADIPEAQKDPKGQWFNDYGGYVSIGCDAKKVKECPKTFADLLKPQYKGQVALNGNPTKSGSAFAGVYAAALANGGSFDDIQPGIDFFGKLKKSGNYTPVESTPATVEKGETPISIDWDYLNAGYADEFNSKGLDWTVTVPSDGQFSQYYSQAINKDAPHPAAARLWQEYLYSTEGQNLWVKGYARPALMPAMDKAGTLDKTAAARLPKVTGTPSFPTEDQQNKAKGILAQGWGKAVSG is encoded by the coding sequence GTGACCGTGTTCCTGCCGAGGACCGCCGTCCTCACCGGCGGCCTCGCCGTCGCCGCCGCCCTCGCCCTCAGCGCCTGTGGCGCGGCCCCCGACGACAAGGCGACCACCGCCGACGGCAAGAGCGCGGCCACCGCGACCTCCGCCGCGGACTTCGGTGGTCTCGACGCCCTCGTGAAGGCGGCGAAGAAGGAGGGCACGCTGCACGCGATCGCGCTGCCCCGTGACTGGGCCAACTACGGCGCGCTGATCGACGGCTTCACCAAGAAGTACGGCATCAAGATCGACGTGGAGAACCCGGCCGGCTCCAGCCAGGACGAGATCAACGCCGTCACCTCGCGCAAGGGCCAGGACCGCGCCCCCGACGTCCTCGACCTGGGCAGCTCGTTCGCGCTGAGCGCCGCCCAGCAGGGCCTGCTCGCCCCCTACCAGGTCACCTCGTTCGCCGACATCCCCGAGGCCCAGAAGGACCCGAAGGGGCAGTGGTTCAACGACTACGGCGGCTACGTCTCCATCGGCTGCGACGCCAAGAAGGTCAAGGAGTGCCCCAAGACCTTCGCCGACCTGCTCAAGCCGCAGTACAAGGGCCAGGTCGCCCTCAACGGCAACCCCACCAAGTCCGGTTCGGCGTTCGCCGGCGTGTACGCGGCCGCCCTCGCCAACGGCGGCTCCTTCGACGACATCCAGCCCGGCATCGACTTCTTCGGCAAGCTGAAGAAGAGCGGCAACTACACGCCCGTCGAGTCGACCCCGGCCACCGTCGAGAAGGGCGAGACGCCGATCAGCATCGACTGGGACTACCTGAACGCCGGCTACGCCGACGAGTTCAACTCCAAGGGCCTCGACTGGACGGTCACTGTCCCCTCCGACGGTCAGTTCTCCCAGTACTACTCGCAGGCCATCAACAAGGACGCCCCGCACCCGGCGGCCGCCCGCCTGTGGCAGGAGTACCTCTACAGCACCGAGGGCCAGAACCTCTGGGTCAAGGGATACGCCCGCCCGGCCCTGATGCCGGCCATGGACAAGGCCGGCACGCTCGACAAGACCGCCGCCGCCCGGCTCCCCAAGGTCACGGGCACGCCGAGCTTCCCGACCGAGGACCAGCAGAACAAGGCCAAGGGCATCCTCGCCCAGGGCTGGGGCAAGGCCGTCTCCGGATGA
- a CDS encoding sugar-binding transcriptional regulator: MNSSEEIAVSGMSAGRSAMRMGPAELVQAAAMARRFYLEGKSKIQIAEEFGVSRFKVARVLETALERDLVRIEIRVPAELDAERSDALRARYGLRHAVVVESPADAEESPDPENLGEVAADLLGELVNEGDVLGLAWGRSTIHMAAALDRLPPCTVVQLTGVYDAGTAERGSVEAVRRAAQVSGGDAHPIYAPMLLPDAATAAALRNQTGIARAFEYFDKVTVACVSIGSWEPGISTVHDMLSDEERAHYASLGVAAEMSAHLFDSEGRRVGRDLGERCITVETDRLRRIPEVVAIAGGQRKAAAIDAVLRSGLVTSLVTDTSAADYLMTAGPAPRPALTRQDPDGP, encoded by the coding sequence GTGAACAGCAGTGAGGAGATCGCCGTGTCGGGTATGTCGGCGGGCCGGTCAGCGATGCGGATGGGACCCGCTGAGCTGGTCCAGGCGGCGGCCATGGCCCGCCGCTTCTACCTCGAGGGCAAATCCAAGATCCAGATCGCCGAGGAGTTCGGCGTCAGCCGCTTCAAGGTGGCCAGGGTCCTGGAGACCGCTCTCGAACGGGATCTCGTGCGGATCGAGATCCGCGTGCCGGCCGAGCTGGACGCGGAGCGCTCCGACGCGCTGCGCGCCCGCTACGGCCTCCGGCACGCCGTGGTGGTCGAGTCCCCGGCCGACGCCGAGGAGTCGCCCGACCCCGAGAACCTCGGAGAGGTGGCCGCCGACCTGCTCGGTGAGCTCGTCAACGAGGGCGATGTCCTCGGCCTCGCGTGGGGCCGCTCCACCATTCACATGGCCGCGGCGCTCGACCGGCTGCCGCCGTGCACGGTGGTGCAGCTGACGGGCGTGTACGACGCGGGGACCGCCGAGCGCGGTTCGGTGGAGGCGGTGCGCCGCGCCGCCCAGGTGTCGGGCGGGGACGCCCACCCCATCTACGCGCCGATGCTGCTGCCCGACGCGGCGACCGCGGCCGCGCTGCGCAACCAGACGGGGATCGCGCGCGCCTTCGAGTACTTCGACAAGGTCACCGTCGCCTGTGTCTCGATCGGCTCCTGGGAGCCCGGCATCTCGACGGTGCACGACATGCTCAGCGACGAGGAACGCGCCCACTACGCGTCCCTCGGCGTCGCCGCCGAGATGTCCGCGCACCTGTTCGACTCCGAGGGCCGGCGGGTCGGCCGGGACCTGGGCGAGCGGTGCATCACCGTCGAGACCGACCGGCTGCGCCGTATCCCCGAGGTCGTCGCGATCGCGGGCGGACAGCGCAAGGCGGCCGCGATCGACGCCGTGCTGCGCTCCGGACTCGTCACCAGCCTGGTGACGGACACCTCGGCCGCGGACTACCTGATGACGGCGGGCCCGGCACCGCGCCCGGCGCTGACCCGCCAGGACCCGGACGGGCCGTGA
- a CDS encoding GuaB1 family IMP dehydrogenase-related protein has protein sequence MRFLNDIQPPYDLTYDDVFMVPSRSAVGSRQGVDLAAPDGTGTTIPLVVANMTAIAGRRMAETVARRGGLVVIPQDIPIEVVTEVVTWVKGRHLVLDTPIILAPHQTVADALALLPKRAHNAGVVVDEDGRPVGVVTDTDLTGVDRFTQLSEVMSRDLLLLDADIEPREAFNKLDGANRRYAPAVDRDGRLAGILTRKGALRATLYTPATDANGRLRIAAAVGINGDVAGKAKQLLDAGVDTLVIDTAHGHQESMISAIRTVRALDPHVPIAAGNIVAAEGVKDLVEAGADIIKVGVGPGAMCTTRMMTGVGRPQFSAVLECAAEAKKYGKHVWADGGVRHPRDVAMALAAGASNVMIGSWFAGTYESPGDLQQDANGRLYKESFGMASARAVRNRTSEESAYDRARKALFEEGISTSRMFLDPARPGVEDLIDSIIAGVRSSCTYAGANSLEEFSEKAIVGIQSAAGYAEGKPLHASWS, from the coding sequence GTGCGTTTCCTCAACGACATCCAGCCCCCGTACGACCTGACGTACGACGACGTCTTCATGGTGCCCAGCCGCTCGGCGGTCGGCTCCCGACAGGGCGTGGACCTCGCCGCCCCGGACGGGACGGGCACCACGATCCCGCTGGTCGTGGCCAACATGACCGCCATCGCCGGCCGCCGGATGGCCGAGACCGTCGCCCGCCGCGGCGGCCTCGTCGTCATCCCGCAGGACATCCCGATCGAGGTCGTCACCGAGGTCGTCACCTGGGTCAAGGGACGCCACCTGGTGCTCGACACCCCGATCATCCTCGCCCCTCACCAGACGGTCGCCGACGCCCTCGCGCTGCTGCCCAAGCGCGCGCACAACGCGGGCGTCGTCGTGGACGAGGACGGCCGCCCGGTCGGCGTGGTCACCGACACCGACCTGACCGGCGTGGACCGCTTCACCCAGCTCTCCGAGGTCATGTCCCGGGACCTGCTGCTGCTCGACGCCGACATCGAGCCGCGCGAGGCGTTCAACAAGCTGGACGGGGCCAACCGCCGCTACGCCCCCGCCGTCGACCGGGACGGCAGGCTCGCCGGCATCCTCACCCGCAAGGGCGCCCTGCGCGCCACGCTCTACACCCCGGCCACCGACGCGAACGGCAGGCTGCGCATCGCCGCCGCCGTCGGCATCAACGGCGACGTCGCGGGCAAGGCCAAGCAGCTCCTCGACGCGGGCGTCGACACCCTCGTCATCGACACGGCGCACGGCCACCAGGAGTCGATGATCAGCGCGATCAGGACCGTGCGCGCGCTCGACCCGCACGTCCCGATCGCGGCGGGCAACATCGTCGCCGCCGAGGGCGTCAAGGACCTCGTCGAGGCGGGCGCGGACATCATCAAGGTGGGTGTCGGCCCCGGCGCCATGTGCACCACCCGGATGATGACCGGCGTCGGCCGGCCCCAGTTCTCCGCCGTCCTGGAATGCGCCGCCGAGGCGAAGAAGTACGGCAAGCACGTGTGGGCCGACGGCGGGGTCCGCCACCCGCGCGACGTCGCCATGGCACTGGCCGCCGGCGCGTCCAACGTCATGATCGGCTCCTGGTTCGCCGGGACGTACGAGTCCCCGGGCGACCTCCAGCAGGATGCCAACGGGCGGCTGTACAAGGAGTCGTTCGGCATGGCCTCCGCCCGCGCGGTCCGCAACCGCACCAGCGAGGAGTCGGCCTACGACCGCGCCCGCAAGGCCCTGTTCGAGGAAGGCATCTCCACCTCGCGGATGTTCCTCGACCCGGCCCGCCCGGGTGTCGAGGACCTGATCGACTCGATCATCGCGGGCGTCCGTTCCTCCTGCACCTACGCCGGCGCCAACTCACTGGAGGAGTTCAGCGAGAAGGCCATCGTCGGCATCCAGAGCGCCGCCGGGTACGCCGAGGGCAAGCCGCTGCACGCCAGCTGGAGCTGA
- a CDS encoding ribonuclease domain-containing protein, with product MLSRSVPRLVAGLLLCLAVLLTGCSSAPPSASPADTAPGASAAPGWARGMGTVREARLPAEARATLALIDRGGPFPYARDGVVFGNFERMLPLHQRGYYHEYTVRTPGERDRGARRIVTGQAGEIYYTDDHYESFRAVLR from the coding sequence ATGCTGTCGCGGTCCGTGCCCCGGCTCGTCGCGGGTCTCCTCCTCTGCCTGGCGGTCCTGCTCACGGGGTGCTCCTCCGCACCCCCGTCCGCTTCCCCGGCGGACACCGCCCCCGGCGCCTCCGCGGCGCCCGGCTGGGCCCGGGGCATGGGCACCGTGCGGGAGGCCAGGCTCCCCGCCGAGGCCCGCGCGACCCTCGCCCTCATCGACCGCGGCGGCCCCTTCCCGTACGCCAGGGACGGCGTCGTCTTCGGCAACTTCGAGCGGATGCTGCCGCTCCACCAGCGTGGCTACTACCACGAGTACACCGTCCGGACGCCCGGCGAACGGGACCGGGGAGCCCGGCGCATTGTCACCGGGCAGGCCGGTGAGATCTACTACACCGATGATCACTACGAGTCCTTCCGGGCGGTGTTGAGATGA
- a CDS encoding amino acid permease produces the protein MLDPGAPPQSRTQAAPPSPGVGARLMRRKPVERLVAEGGQGEGGSLRRSLGLWQLTMISIGATLGTGIFVVLGEAVPKAGPAVTLSFVIAGLTALFSALSYAELAGTIPVAGSSYSYAYATMGELIAWICGWCLVLEYGVSVAAVAVGWGEYLNELLDGTIGVTIPDAFSAPPGDGGLFNLPALIVVLLAMAFLLGGAKESARANTVMVAVKIVALLLFCAIGIQGFKSGNYEHFMPLGMAGVSAAGATLFFSYIGFDAASTAGEEAKNAQRDLPRAIMLSLVIVTALYVVVAAVAVGAKPWRRFNDSEAALAEIMKNVTGQTFWGTLLAAGAVIAIASVVLTVLYGQTRILFAMSRDGLVPKVFSRVHPKTGAPRANTVIVSLFCGVLAAAIPLGRLADATSIGTLFAFALVNVAVVVLRRTRPDMRRTFRVPLSPVLPAIGFALCVWMMGSLSAVTWVVFGVWMAAGLVFYFSYGYRRSRIATVEK, from the coding sequence GTGCTCGATCCCGGCGCACCCCCGCAGTCCCGTACACAGGCCGCCCCACCGTCCCCGGGTGTCGGCGCGCGTCTGATGCGCCGCAAGCCCGTGGAACGCCTGGTCGCCGAGGGAGGCCAGGGAGAAGGCGGCAGCCTGCGGCGTTCCCTCGGCCTCTGGCAGCTGACGATGATCAGCATCGGTGCCACGCTCGGCACCGGGATCTTCGTGGTCCTCGGCGAGGCCGTCCCCAAGGCCGGACCCGCGGTCACCCTCTCCTTCGTGATCGCGGGCCTCACGGCGCTCTTCTCCGCCCTCTCGTACGCGGAACTGGCGGGCACCATCCCGGTCGCCGGGTCCTCGTACTCGTACGCGTACGCAACGATGGGCGAACTGATCGCCTGGATCTGCGGCTGGTGCCTGGTCCTGGAGTACGGCGTCTCGGTGGCCGCCGTCGCGGTCGGCTGGGGCGAGTACCTGAACGAGCTGCTCGACGGCACCATCGGCGTCACCATCCCGGACGCGTTCTCCGCGCCGCCCGGGGACGGCGGACTCTTCAACCTGCCCGCGCTGATCGTCGTCCTGCTCGCCATGGCCTTCCTGCTCGGCGGCGCCAAGGAGTCCGCGCGCGCCAACACGGTCATGGTGGCCGTGAAGATCGTCGCGCTGCTGCTGTTCTGCGCCATCGGCATCCAGGGCTTCAAGTCCGGCAACTACGAACACTTCATGCCGCTCGGCATGGCGGGCGTCAGCGCGGCCGGGGCCACGCTCTTCTTCTCGTACATCGGCTTCGACGCCGCCTCCACGGCCGGTGAGGAGGCGAAGAACGCGCAGCGCGACCTGCCCCGCGCGATCATGCTCTCGCTGGTCATCGTCACGGCGCTGTACGTCGTCGTCGCGGCCGTCGCCGTGGGCGCGAAGCCCTGGCGGCGGTTCAACGACTCGGAGGCCGCCCTCGCCGAGATCATGAAGAACGTCACCGGGCAGACCTTCTGGGGCACCCTGCTCGCGGCCGGCGCGGTCATCGCGATCGCCAGCGTCGTCCTGACCGTGCTCTACGGCCAGACCCGCATCCTCTTCGCCATGTCCCGCGACGGACTCGTGCCCAAGGTGTTCTCACGGGTCCACCCGAAGACCGGCGCGCCCCGCGCCAACACCGTGATCGTCTCGCTGTTCTGCGGTGTCCTGGCCGCCGCGATCCCGCTCGGCCGGCTGGCCGACGCCACCAGCATCGGAACGCTCTTCGCCTTCGCGCTGGTCAACGTCGCCGTCGTCGTGCTGCGCCGGACGCGCCCGGACATGCGGCGCACTTTCCGGGTACCGCTGTCGCCGGTGCTGCCCGCGATCGGCTTCGCGCTCTGCGTCTGGATGATGGGCAGCCTCTCGGCCGTCACCTGGGTGGTCTTCGGAGTCTGGATGGCCGCCGGGCTCGTGTTCTACTTCAGTTACGGCTACCGCCGCTCCCGTATCGCCACCGTAGAGAAGTGA